Proteins from one Streptomyces genisteinicus genomic window:
- a CDS encoding DUF6191 domain-containing protein, producing MEFAVFMTLPGLVILLVAIAFGDQVLRATGRGRRRGQVSATGFEQLHATFSPGKQSELRERQSALLLRDDEEDGAPPNRSTVDLGGGRAVIRLPLGGRGPA from the coding sequence ATGGAATTCGCTGTCTTCATGACGCTCCCGGGTCTGGTGATCCTTCTGGTGGCGATCGCCTTCGGCGACCAGGTGCTGCGCGCGACGGGACGCGGGCGACGGCGCGGACAGGTGTCGGCGACCGGCTTCGAGCAGCTGCACGCGACGTTCTCGCCGGGCAAGCAGAGCGAGCTCAGGGAACGGCAGAGCGCCCTGCTGCTGCGGGACGACGAGGAGGACGGCGCCCCGCCGAACCGGTCCACGGTGGACCTCGGCGGCGGACGTGCCGTGATCCGCCTTCCCCTGGGCGGACGCGGCCCGGCGTAG